The Salvelinus namaycush isolate Seneca chromosome 26, SaNama_1.0, whole genome shotgun sequence genomic sequence GTTTTCTAGCAGCTAGAAGTTTCTTGTATTTTGGGGGGGATGTTTGTTTTCTGTATTGGGGTCATTTTAATTTATAAATAAAATATGACTATTGCCTCACTATTGAATATAACACCTGTtcattgtttgaaatgttttagAGAGCTAGTGCTTTAAGTTAGCAATTCTCAAGATGTCACACTCAGTAACattaaatatactgtatttataccTGGCTAACAAAAACAGAATAGGAAAAAGTGGAACACAGCACAAAACATGAATCTCTTCTTGCACATCACTGAAAAACATTGACCAATGAAAGTCACATAATTTGGAATATTGCATTATTGCTGTAAAGGTAGTTTCCCCACAAAGAGGTAAATATTGACTACAAACAACCAGTTATGTCAATCACTGAGCTCATTCCACATGCTTTCACCCCATACCAAGCACGGGGATAAATAAGTACTATTGTATCAATTGACTGTATACAGGTAGCTAAACTGAAACATTAGTATACATAGTATGTGGTGGTGGATACGTGTTGGCATAAACTAATCACTTCAACACACAGAATAAACTGTCAGCTTTTGGCTAATTTGACTTCCCTTTGCAGGAACCATCTTAAGATTTCTACAGCTGAGTGTGGATTCATAAGCACTACATGTAAGGGGCAGAAAAGGACAAACCCTATTCACACTTATCTAAGTGTCGACACACCACACAGGAACACTTGAGGAAATATGCTCATATAGATGAAAGGAATGTTGTTGATTTGTATGAGAAGATCTCTAGTCGAGCTTTGTCCTCTCACTCTGCCTCTCTGCCCTTCTCCCCTTCAGTGGCTGGAGAATCCTGGTCTGGGAACAGTTGCTCCTCTCCTGGGGGTGTAGCAGTGGTCAGCTGAACTCTGAACTCCTGCCTGGCCTGCCGGTTAGACTCCAACAGTTCATGTAGTTTGCCATTCAGTGAGTCGTTGCGTTCCTCCAGGTCATCCAGGCAGGAGTTGATCTGATCCAGCATAGTGTTGATGGCTGCATACTCTGCCAAACGAGAGTGATGTAAGAACAGAGACGATGCAAGTCCTAACAGACAAATGCAGGCACTTTTGACTTAACTATGTAAACAGCGGAGaatgagaatacacacacacaaacagtatccCTTACTCACAGGTGAAGAGATGACGCTAGATGGTGTATGATGCCATTGACATCTGAAACATACCAGTATTACCTTCTTCGTTGAATTCATCTTCATCCTCAATGATGCCATCGTCACTTGGGATGTTAGGATCTCCATTTGGTCCAGACATATTGTTGCTTACGTATAATTAACTACACTAAAATGA encodes the following:
- the bbln gene encoding UPF0184 protein C9orf16 homolog isoform X2, encoding MSGPNGDPNIPSDDGIIEDEDEFNEEEYAAINTMLDQINSCLDDLEERNDSLNGKLHELLESNRQARQEFRVQLTTATPPGEEQLFPDQDSPATEGEKGREAE
- the bbln gene encoding UPF0184 protein C9orf16 homolog isoform X1, which translates into the protein MSGPNGDPNIPSDDGIIEDEDEFNEEGNTEYAAINTMLDQINSCLDDLEERNDSLNGKLHELLESNRQARQEFRVQLTTATPPGEEQLFPDQDSPATEGEKGREAE